Proteins encoded by one window of Lycium barbarum isolate Lr01 chromosome 11, ASM1917538v2, whole genome shotgun sequence:
- the LOC132617653 gene encoding G-type lectin S-receptor-like serine/threonine-protein kinase At4g27290, producing the protein MQNPIAQLLDSGNLVVKEAGDGNPIKFLWQSFDHPTDTLLPGMKLGRNYNILKKGSDVVYRSGPWNGLHFSGAQNSRKDSFYTFGIFLSKTEVYFGYYLTSSVITRLILNHKGVLQGWYWGEHVHDWIPYLSVPRDNCDAYKLCGAYGICNSQTLPVCGCLDKFVPKHYEDWQKADWSGGCVRRTQLTASKEMYF; encoded by the exons ATGCAAAATCCCATTGCACAGTTGCTGGATTCTGGGAATCTTGTTGTGAAAGAAGCTGGTGATGGTAACCCCATAAAATTCCTCTGGCAGAGCTTTGATCACCCAACTGATACACTATTACCAGGCATGAAGCTCGGCAGGAACTAT AACATCCTGAAGAAGGGATCAGATGTTGTGTATCGCTCAGGACCGTGGAATGGTCTTCATTTTAGTGGGGCACAGAACTCAAGAAAAGATAGTTTCTATACATTTGGAATATTCTTAAGTAAGACAGAGGTGTACTTTGGATATTACCTCACATCTTCTGTTATCACAAGGTTGATACTAAATCACAAGGGTGTATTACAGGGCTGGTATTGGGGTGAACATGTACATGATTGGATCCCTTACCTCTCAGTACCCAGAGATAACTGTGATGCTTACAAACTGTGTGGCGCATACGGTATCTGCAACAGTCAAACTCTTCCTGTATGTGGATGCTTAGACAAATTTGTCCCAAAACATTATGAAGATTGGCAGAAAGCAGACTGGTCAGGTGGCTGTGTTCGGAGGACTCAATTAACTGCCTCCAAGGAGATGTATTTTTGA